AGTATTGAGAGCGCACGGGTCAAATGAAGGTCCCGTGCATGCTGCGGGAGAAAGAGAGCGCGTACGGGGACAGGGAATCCTCGTGTGAGCTGAATATATATCTGTTTTGTAAGGAGTTACTCGGATTGAAAGCATGGAAGAAGAAAATACTTGCCGGCCTGCTTGCGGGCGGGCTCATTTGCTCGGTGTCAGCAGAGACGACGGAGGCGGCGGGAAAGGCGCATCGCCCGCCGAGACAGTATAGGGACGCCGATGCGGGCGCGGAATCGAACAGGACACATCATGTACAGCTCCTCGGCGGAGGACGGCGCGCGAAGGAGGCCATGGAGCGCGAAGCGTCCGGCAAAGCCGGCCCGACCGCGGAGACATTGGTCAACTCCGACGAGCAGGTTGTCTTCCGGAACGGCGTCCTGAAGAACAATCGGGAGGTCCCTATGCAGCTGCTGCCCACGAAAATGGAAGATGTAGGCGGCACGCTGCTCTTCTCCGACAGTCCGGAATATGTCCGTGAGGACGGCATCCTCTATCAGGACACGGTGTTGGGAGAGGCGCGCATTCTCTACTATCATCTCAATGAGACGGATCGACCCAAGAGGCTCGCCGTCCTGCTTGAGAATCCCAATGACAAGATGATCGAGGTCAAGCTCACGCGCGGCGGCGCCTCGCAGCCGAGCGCCGACTATCTTGCCGTAGGGAAGGCGACACAGATACAGTATTTCAGAGATGAAGTGAAGGAATCCCGATTCATTCCGCGGGGACAGGGACGCCTCCTGCGCATCGATATGGCGCAGACGCTTCTGCGCCCCGGGCAGCTCGTCTATGGCGTCTATGACTTCTTTTCCGAACATCCTGTCAAGGTGTCCGTCATCATGTATCCGCCCGATCAAGACCCCTTCCTGTTTGTGCGGCAGGCAAAGATCCTGCCCAAGGACGAGCAGCGCCTGCGCGGCACGTTCCGCGGCATGAATCGAAAGATTACGAGTCGTACCGTCTACAACCCCAAAAAGAACGGTGTCTCCTATATCATGATCGGCGATGACCGACGCGATCCCTTCCGAGAGGGTATCGACGCGACGGATGGAAGCACCGTCAAGAATGTTGGCAATTACGGCATTCTCTATGAGTTTTCCCTGCCGACGAACAGACAGACGACGCGCTGCTATCTGACTCCCTTCGGCGGCGTTTATACGGGAGCCGTTCGGGCAAAGCACGGGAAGGAGTCGTGGATGGTCGAGACCCCTGCGGGATTGCCGTACTATGGCGATGTCATTCCGCAGGATACCGCTGACGATATCGAAGCGCGCGAACAGGGCCTTGGCCGACTGCGGCTCGGAGCGCCGCTCGCGGAGCTCGGCACGTTTGAAGGGAAGGAGCAGGTCTCCTTTGAGTACTCTCCGCCGGGCGCCTCCAATCTGCCGATAGCGCTCATTCTGATGCCCTGATGCAGACGCTCTCATGTGAAGCTCTATGTGCGGGCATATTCGCTGCATGCATGACGACCGCACCCGGATGAAAGCGGACGACACGTCTGCACGGCACGAACCGGCTTCCCGGGTTTCCACGCGAAAGAGCAAGGAGATAACATACATGATCACGATACAAAAAGCCGTTTTGCACATCCTGGACGGCGTCGGCGGAAGTACGGCGATGGGGTCGAACACACTCGATCTGTCCGCGGGAGCAGCGGAGTTTCTCGAAAAGCACTTGGAAAAGTGCAGAGAGAGCGATAAGAAGCCCGGCGTTTTTTACGCGGACAGCGACTTCCTGTGCGCGCTGCACACGCTCAAAGAGGATGGAGATTTCATCGCCTTTGCCCGCTTTGTTGGGGACAAACTCCTGTCCGCCATTTCCAAAACGGAGGAGCAGAAGAGCGAGAGTCTCTTTGTTCTGAAGGCGAATGTCGAAGGGCGGGAGGTGTTGGCGCTTTTCTTCACACCGAACCTGACGAGCTTCCTGCCGGAAGTTTCTCGCGTTGAGGAGGGCCTGTTTACATCCATTTCACGCTCGGGTGCGCTGCTTCCCGATCCCGCGAGACGCATGGAAGAATTTGCGATGATCGACTGGGAGACAGAGGCGATCGAGGTCAAGAGCAAACGATATACGCTGGACGGCAGCGCCATCTGCATCCTTCCCGAGCTCGTCCTCGAATGCAGTCTGTCGTCTTCGCCGCAGGCGGCGGTGAAGAAGGCGCAGCAGGTCGCGAAGAAGGTTGCCGAGAGCTATGGCCGGAACGAGATCGAGACGGCGGCGGCGGTGAAGTCCTTTGTCGCGGACGCCATGGAAGGCGGGGCGCTCATCGATCCCTTGGAGGTCGGCCGCGAAGTCTTCAAGGAGAATCCCTCCATGCAGGCGGACTTTCAAAAAGAGATGGAGAAAGCCGGCATCACCGAGCCTGTCCGTATTGAGCAGCCGGCAATGCTCAAGAAGATGAAGAACCACAAGCTCAGAACGGATACGGGGATTGAACTCGTGATACCGACCGATTACTTTGACAGCACCGAGTTCATCGAATTCGTGAAGACCGAAGACGGCAGCATATCCATCACGCTGAAGCACATCCGGAACATAGATGATCGAGGGTGAGCCGACCGCTCCTTTCGGGGCGAGGTGAATGCGCGGAAGACAGGAGAGATGACGCTCCGAAGCGGGAGGTGTCGGCGATGTCGGCAGGAAGTGAATCATGAAGCATACATTACAGGGCAATACGGACGGTGTGGCCGGGGAGCTCCAAGAGCGGCTGCTCTCCATCTACGAGCTTGCCGCACCCGTCGGGCAGCTTGTGACGAGAGAGATTGCCTCTCTTATGCTGGAGGTCAGCGAGGAGATCGGTCGAGAAGTCGCCGTCTACCTCACGCGACAGGGGAAGGTAGCCGCCGTCGCCATCGGTGATGCGGGGACCGTCTCGCTGCCGGAGGTCAAGGCACGGTCGGAGATCCGCCTCTCGGGCGTGCGGTGCATCCATACGCATCCGTCGGGGGATACACGGCTTTCAGACATGGATATATCCTCTCTTCGCCGTCTGCGCTTTGACATGATGGCGGCAATCGGCATACGAGGAAGCGAGACGATCTACGGAAGTCTCGCTTTTTTGACAGGCGAGGAGAGCGAGGACGGCGCGCCATATATCTTCAGGAGCGAGGAAATGACGCTGCAGGAGCTCGTGCGCATATCGCTGACACCGCTCCTCCGTACTGTGGATAAGGCACTGGCGAGGCGATATCAAAAGGAGACTGCCGACGAGGTCGAGCGCGTCATTCTCGCGGGGATCGGCGAGCAGACGGGCTCGTTGTCACCCGAAGAGTCGCTTGCCGAGCTTGCCGAGCTTGCGAAGACGGCGGGAGCGGAGGTCGTCGCGACGATGCTGCAAAAGAAGGCAAAGCCCGACGCGGCGCTCTTCTTAGGGAGAGGCAAGGTCGAAGAGCTCGGCATCGCTATCCAAAACCTGGACGCGTCGCTCGTCATCTTCGATGAGGAACTGACCCCGACGCAGGGGCGAAACCTCGAACAGCTTTTGGGCTGCAGGGTCATCGATCGCACGGGACTCATCCTCGATATCTTCGCCCGGCGGGCAAAGACAAGAGAGGGCAAACTGCAGGTCGAGCTGGCACAGCTGCAGTATCGGCTGCCGCGCATCATGCGGCAGGGTCTTGTGCTCTCGCGGCTTGGCGGCGGTATCGGTACACGCGGGCCCGGCGAGACGAAGCTGGAAGTTGACCGACGCCGCATACGCAGCCGTATCCACGAGTTGGAGACGGCTCTCGCCGACGTCAAGCGCAATCGCCGGGAGCAGCTGAAGCGGCGCAAAAAGGCGGGCATTCTGCAGGTCGCGCTTGTGGGGTATACAAATGCCGGGAAGTCAACGCTTTTGAATGCGCTGACCGGGGCAGATGTCTTCGTCAAGGATGCCCTCTTCGCGACACTCGACCCGACGACAAGACAGCTTGCGCTCCCTTCAGGGCGTGCTGTGCTGCTGACCGATACAGTCGGGTTTATCCGGAAGCTGCCGCACGGACTCATCGCTGCCTTTCGCGGGACGTTGGAGGAGACCGTTGAGGCGGATCTCCTCCTGCATGTTGTTGACGTGAGCAAGGAGTCCGCAGAAGAGGATATCATTGCCGTCATCGAAGTTTTAAAAGAGCTGGAGGCAACGGATAAGCCGATGCTCTACGTCCTCAACAAGAGCGACAAGCTCGGCGAAGCGGGTGCATCTGCCGTTGCGCGGCTTCTCCACGGTCGCCCCGGCGTGCTCGTCTCGGCGCGTACAGGTGAGGGCTTGGAATCTCTGTGCGCCGCCATAGATCAGGCGATGGCAAGAGATGAGGCGAAGTGCACGCTCCACATTCCCTTTGCAGACGGCGCTGCACTCGATGACCTTTACAGCATTGCACAGGTCATTGCTACGGATTACGATGCGGTCGGCACACGTCTCACGGTGCGGATGAAAGAGAGCGACTTGTCCGGATGGGAGAAGTACAGAATCGATGAGAAGACAGACGCTTCATAAAAGACGGAACGTGGGACAACGGAAGCACAGCGAAAAAAATTTATTTTATCAGTGAGTCCTTAAACAAATTCTAATTAAAAACCGCATCCGAACGTGATATAATATTCTTACAAATATATAAAATGGAGGTATATCTATGAATTTATCCAAACACAAAAAGTCCGTCCTACCTATACTGCTTGCAGGTGCCGTTTTCTTCACCGCACCGAGCGCGGAGGCTGCATGGACTTCCAATGTGTCGACCCAGCTGGAAAGCATCCTATCCGTTGAGGGCACAGGTGTTGCGCAGATTGCACCCGATCAGGCGACTGTCGTCATAGGGGTTACGAACGAAAACGCCGATGCACGCAAGGCACAGGC
This portion of the Selenomonas sp. TAMA-11512 genome encodes:
- the hflX gene encoding GTPase HflX — protein: MKHTLQGNTDGVAGELQERLLSIYELAAPVGQLVTREIASLMLEVSEEIGREVAVYLTRQGKVAAVAIGDAGTVSLPEVKARSEIRLSGVRCIHTHPSGDTRLSDMDISSLRRLRFDMMAAIGIRGSETIYGSLAFLTGEESEDGAPYIFRSEEMTLQELVRISLTPLLRTVDKALARRYQKETADEVERVILAGIGEQTGSLSPEESLAELAELAKTAGAEVVATMLQKKAKPDAALFLGRGKVEELGIAIQNLDASLVIFDEELTPTQGRNLEQLLGCRVIDRTGLILDIFARRAKTREGKLQVELAQLQYRLPRIMRQGLVLSRLGGGIGTRGPGETKLEVDRRRIRSRIHELETALADVKRNRREQLKRRKKAGILQVALVGYTNAGKSTLLNALTGADVFVKDALFATLDPTTRQLALPSGRAVLLTDTVGFIRKLPHGLIAAFRGTLEETVEADLLLHVVDVSKESAEEDIIAVIEVLKELEATDKPMLYVLNKSDKLGEAGASAVARLLHGRPGVLVSARTGEGLESLCAAIDQAMARDEAKCTLHIPFADGAALDDLYSIAQVIATDYDAVGTRLTVRMKESDLSGWEKYRIDEKTDAS
- a CDS encoding copper amine oxidase is translated as MKAWKKKILAGLLAGGLICSVSAETTEAAGKAHRPPRQYRDADAGAESNRTHHVQLLGGGRRAKEAMEREASGKAGPTAETLVNSDEQVVFRNGVLKNNREVPMQLLPTKMEDVGGTLLFSDSPEYVREDGILYQDTVLGEARILYYHLNETDRPKRLAVLLENPNDKMIEVKLTRGGASQPSADYLAVGKATQIQYFRDEVKESRFIPRGQGRLLRIDMAQTLLRPGQLVYGVYDFFSEHPVKVSVIMYPPDQDPFLFVRQAKILPKDEQRLRGTFRGMNRKITSRTVYNPKKNGVSYIMIGDDRRDPFREGIDATDGSTVKNVGNYGILYEFSLPTNRQTTRCYLTPFGGVYTGAVRAKHGKESWMVETPAGLPYYGDVIPQDTADDIEAREQGLGRLRLGAPLAELGTFEGKEQVSFEYSPPGASNLPIALILMP
- a CDS encoding nucleoid-associated protein, producing the protein MITIQKAVLHILDGVGGSTAMGSNTLDLSAGAAEFLEKHLEKCRESDKKPGVFYADSDFLCALHTLKEDGDFIAFARFVGDKLLSAISKTEEQKSESLFVLKANVEGREVLALFFTPNLTSFLPEVSRVEEGLFTSISRSGALLPDPARRMEEFAMIDWETEAIEVKSKRYTLDGSAICILPELVLECSLSSSPQAAVKKAQQVAKKVAESYGRNEIETAAAVKSFVADAMEGGALIDPLEVGREVFKENPSMQADFQKEMEKAGITEPVRIEQPAMLKKMKNHKLRTDTGIELVIPTDYFDSTEFIEFVKTEDGSISITLKHIRNIDDRG